DNA sequence from the Candidatus Omnitrophota bacterium genome:
CGTCGCTTAACACGAGGACATACCTGGCCGGGGTTGATTTCCAGCGCTTGTGCAGCCATAGCCATTGCCCGGGGTATTTCTCAATATAGCCCGCGAGCTTATCCGTGAACCTCTGGAGTATCTCGTGTATATCCTTCTTTATATCTTCCGACTGGAGGACAGAGATATCGTCCTCGATCATGACCGTATGATACGGGCCTTTCTGCCGTATTATGACGACCGGGAATATCAAGGCTCCGGTCCTCAGGGAAAAATTAGCCGCTCCCTTAGGCGTGGATGCGGGCCGCCCGAGAAAATCCACGAATTCCCCGCGTTTTCCGCCGTCCTGGTCGGACAATATCCCGACCGTTTCCTTCCTCCTCAAGGCGTCAGTTATCTCTTCTATCGCGTCGTCCTTGAATATGACGTTCGCGCCTTTCGAACCGCGCATCTTATTCAGGTAATCGTTGAGCCTCTTAAGTTTTTGGAAACGGACAAGGACGTTCATCTTGAATCCAAAGGTAGAACCAGTCAAGGAACACAGTTCCCAGTTGCCGAAATGGGCGGTGAGGAAGATGACGCCCCTGTCTTCCTCCTTTGCCGCGCTCCTTACCTTATCGAGGCCTTCCACTCTGATGTATTTGCTAACGTAATCCTCATCGAACTGCGGGAACTTCAGGAGTTCTATATAGGACTGCGCTAGGTTCTGGTATATTTCTTTTATTATGCGGTTCGCCTGCGAAGGCGTATACCTGCCCCTGAACGCGGCGCGCAGGTTGGCGTAAGCTACGGTCTTGCGCCTGCCCATCGTATAATATATGAGGCTCCCGAACCGCCTTGCTATCCAGAGTGAAAGCTTAAGCGGAAGCAGGCGGAATACGAACGCCTCAAGCCTTACGAATAAATATAGGATCCAGTCCGCCAAAAAAGTGCTCCTCGTCATTTATTTTTATTTCCACCGCCAGCGCCAGCATCTTCACGCCCAAACCGGGATCCGCCGCGCCGGCCTGTTTTATGCGCGGCAGGTCTTTCTCGGTCGTTACAATCGTATCTATTCCCTTGCCCTTGCACTCAGCGGCGATCCTGCCGATCTCGCGCGAAGAATAGATATGGTGGTCCATGAAAAAATACGCCGCGGCGATATTCGCCCCGAGCGAGACCACGCTATCCTCAAAAGAAGCCGGGTCGCCTATCGCGCATAAGAGCGCGACCGACTTGTTATTCAGGCAATCGATCGGGGCATCGGCGCCCCCCATCGCGTCATAAAGGCGCCGCGGCTCGTATGAGGCGTTAAATATCGCCGCATCGGGATTGACATCCCTTATTCTGTCTTTCAATATCTCCGCCCTGCCCTGGCTCGCCTCTTCCGGGAGGACCTTGGTCACTACGATGATATGGGCCCTCTTAAGCGCCGAGACCGGCTCCCTGAGTATGCCCCTCGGGATCAATTTCCCGTTGCCGAAAGGGTTGTCCGAACTGACCGCGACCACATCGACGTCCCTCTTGAGCCTCAGGTGCTGGAAACCGTCGTCAAGCAATATAATATCCGGCGCGTATTTCTCCTCGGCCTCTTTTGCGGACGCTATCCTGTCGCGCCCCACGAGGACCGGGACCCCGTCAAGCGAGCTCTTGAAGACCTCGGCTTCGTCGGCAATGCCCGTATCCCTGTCCTTCATGTAACCTCGCGTCAGTATCACGACCTTCTTCCCTTTTTCCCTGAATCTACGCGCGATCTCCGCGGTCAAAGGGGTCTTGCCTGTCCCTCCCAGCGTTATATTCCCGACGCTTATTACCCTGCATTTGGGACGATAAGACCTGACGATCCCCCTCTTCAAAAGAAATCTCGTGACCGCTAAAACAGAGACGTAGTCAAATGACAGCCCATAAAGGAGCAGCTTGAGGGCCGCGGCTGCGGGGCCTTGCGCCTCATCGGTCATCAACGAATAAAAATACCGCCTGATCTTCTCGCTCATATTCTTCCAAGAAACGGTTTGATAAGATAGAAATCTTTTTTAGCGGCGCCGGCCTTAGACTCCAGCGTCCGCCTCGCGTTCTCGCCCATCTTGCGCCGCTCGGCATCGTTCTCGAGCAGGACGCGCAGCGAGGCGACTAGCTCGGCTTCGTCCCCGACCTTCACTGCCCCTCTCGCCGAGATGAGGTCGTTCGTTATCTCCTCAAAATTATGCGTATACGGGCCGAATAGCACTACCTTCGAATGGTACGCGGCCTCGAGGGGGTTCTGCCCGCCTTTATTTATCAGGCTCCCTCCGATGAAGACGATATCGGCGGCGGCGTAGAGATGGGAGAGCCTGCCCATCACGTCCAATATCAGCACCTCTTTCTCCCCAAGCGCCCCCGTCTCCGGTCCTGAAACGAGCCGCGGGGTCAATCCTGATCCCCTTACAAGGCCGGCCACGCTGCCGGTCCTGTCCGTATGCCTCGGCGCGATGAGCAGCCTCAACTCGGGAAATTCCTCAGAGAGTTCTTTATAGCAGCGCAATATCTTCTCTTCCTCTCCGGGGTTGGTCGAACCCGCGACCAATAATTTCTCTCCGGCCCCCAGCCCCAGCTTTTTCCTTAAGATATCCGGGGGATCGCCGGGGCTCTTCATCAGGGCCGCGTCATATTTCAGGTTCCCCGTAGCCTTCACTCTCTCTTTCGGCGCCCCGAGGGAGATGATCTTTTCGGCGTCGGCCCCGGACTGCATAAGGAAAAGGTCTATCTTTTGCAGGACATCTTTAAGCAGCGGCCTTACCATGCCGTAATTCCTGAACGAGCCGGGCGAGACCCTGCCGTTGAATATCGCTATTTTCGCGCCGTTTTTTTTCAAAGAAGCTATCAGGTTCGGCCATATCTCGGTCTCGGCGATGAGGGCGATCTCCGGCCTTACCAGCTTTACGACCCTGTCCGTTATGCCGCTCAGGTCGAGAGGCAGGTATATTATAGCGACGGCATCTTTGAATTTCTCGCGGGCTATCTTATTGCCGGTAGCGGTGACTGTCGAGACGATTATCTTGCCGCCCGGGAGGTTCCTTCTCAGTTCCTCATAAAGCGGGACGCTCGCCATCACTTCGCCCACCGAGACGGCATGCAGCCAGACCGCCCCGGAGTCTTTTATCTTTGAAAGTGTTTCGCTGTCGAAGATCCCGAGCCGCTGGCTGCTGAAACTCCGCCATTTGCCTGAGAGCAAAAAATACGGGAGATAAAAAACGGAGAATATTACAAAAAACAGGTCGTAGAGCATCTCTTTTTGGTTTTTAAGCCCGCGGGTGCGCTTTTGTATACGCGGACTTGAGCCTTTCGGTAGTTATATGGGTATATATCTGGGTCGTCGAGAGGTTGGCGTGGCCGAGAAGCTCCTGCACGCTCCTCAGGTCGGCGCCGTGGTCGAGCATATGCGTCGCGAATGAATGGCGCAGGGTGTGCGGCGATATCTTCTGCTGGATGCTCGCCTTGGTTATATATTTATTTATTATCCTTCTTATCGACCTGTCGGTCAGCCTGCCGCCGTTCTTGTTGAAGAAGAGCGCTTTATCCCGCACTTCCATGGAAGTGCGGGACTTAGTCTCCTTCGCGACCGGCCTGCGCGCCTTCAGGTAATCCCTTATAGCCTGGAGCGCCCTCTCGCCTATCGGCACTATCCTCTCTTTTTTGCCCTTGCCGAACACTTTTATGATCCCGCCTATCTGGTCGATGTAGTCCATATTCAGGCCGACGAGCTCGCTCACCCTTATCCCTGTCGAATAGAGAGTCTCGAGTATCGCCCTGTCCCTGAGCCCCACCTCGCCCTCCCTGTCGGGCGATTCCAGGAGCAGGACTATCTCTTTTTCGTCCAGGAACTTCGGGAGGTGTTTGTCCCGCTTTGGCGTCGAAAGCGACGACGCGGGGTTGTTCTTTATTATCCCTTCCCTGAAGAGGAACTTGAAAAAAGACCTTATCGAGGCGATCTTGCGGGCGATCGAGACCTTCGACAGGTTCTGTTCCTTGACATGCGCCAGATACCTGCGCAGCGAGATGTAATCGACCTTCTCTATCGGCTCTTCCTTGAGGAATTCATTCAATGATTTGAGATCGACCGAATAGTTTATTAGCGTATGTTTCGAGGCGTTCCTCTCGATCTCAAGATATCTTATGAATTTCTCGACGTATCTATCTATCAAGGCTGCGGCTCCTGCTTGGGCTTATCTTCGGGCTTGCCCTCGCCTGTCGGCGAGGACTGCGCATCGCCTTCTGTTTGCTTGGGCTTGCCCTCGTCTGCGGACGAGGACTGCGCATCGCCTTCTGTTTGCTTGGGCTTGTTCTCCACGTGCCGGCAGGTGGGGAACCTGGAACAACCGTAGAACGCGCCCCGGCGCGACCTGCGTTCTACGAGCTCGCCGTCGCACCCCGGCTCCGGGCACTTTATGCCGGTCGTGACCAAAGGTTTGGCGTTCTTGCATTCGGGAAATCCTGAACAGCTCTTGAACCTGCCGCGCCTGCCCCACTTTATTATCATCTTCCGTCCGCACTTCTCGCAGACCTCATCGAGCTCCTCGACATCTTTCTTGACGTCTTTCATCTCGACCTGGGCCTTTGAGAGCCACTGCGAAAAAGGCCCGTAGAAATCCCTGAGGACCTGCGCCCACTCGACTTTGCCTTCTTCTATCTCATCGAGCTCTTCTTCCATCTTGGCGGTGAATTCCTCGTCTATGATGACCGGGAAGCTTTGGGTGAGAAGGTCATTGACGACCGTGCCCAATTCCGTAGGCCATAGCGCTGAGCCTTCACGCCTGACGTAATTGCGGGCGACGACCGTCTCGATGGTGGGCGCGTAAGTGGAAGGGCGGCCGATGCCGTCTTCCTCGAGCGCCTTTACCAGCGAGGCGTCGGTAAATCTTGGCGGCGGTTTCGTGAAATGCTGGGTCGGGTCGAGTTTTATAAGGTCGACCGTATCGCCTATCGCGAGTTTCGGTATATATGCCTTCTTCTTGTCCTTTTCTTCCTCTTCATCGTCATACGCGGCCTTAAAGCCGGGGAATATTACAGTCGAGCCCGAAGCCCTGAACAGGCACTTTCTTGCCTCTATATCTATGGATACGACAGACATGACCGCAGGCCTCATCTGGCTGGCGATGAATTTCGCCCATATCAATTTGTATAATTTATACTGGTCGGGCGTGAGATATTGCTTTATCGCGTCCGGCTCCCTGGCGGCCGAGGACGGGCGGATCGCCTCGTGGGCTTCCTGCGCGGCTTTTTTGGACTTATATACATTCGCTTCGGGAGGAAGATAATCTTTCCCGAATTTGTCTTTTATGTAGAACCTTGCCTCCTCTATCGCGGAGAAGGCCACTTTTACCGAGTCGGTCCTCATGTAAGTGATGAGACCGACAGTGCCCTCGGTCCCGATATCGAGGCCTTCGTAGAGCTGCTGGGCTATCTTCATCGTCTTCCCGGCCCTGTAATGCAGTTTATTGAAGGATTCCTGCTGCATCTTCGAGGTAGTGAAAGGGGCCTGCGGGTTCATCCTCTTCTCGGTTTCCTTTATATCCTTTACCGTATATTTCGCGCCTGAGAGCTCCGCAAGTATCTTATCCGAAGACGCTTTATCTTTAACCTCGGCCTTCGCGTCGTTGATCTTATCCAGCTGCGCGAAAAAGGATTTCTTATCTTTTTTCTTCTTGAGTTCCGCTTCGAGTTCCCAATATTCAACCGCGACGAACGCCTGTATCTCGCGCTCGCGGTCGACGATGAGTTTTACCGCGACCGACTGGACCCTTCCCGCGCTCAATCCGCGCGTTATCTTTTTCCAGAGGAGCGGGCTTAAAGAGTAGCCGACTATCCTGTCGAGGACGCGGCGGGCCTGCTGGGCATTTACCAGCTTGATATCTATCTCGGCGGGATTATCGAAAGCTTCGAGTATCGCCTTCTTCGTTATCTCGTGGAATACGACCCTCTTGACCTTTTTGTTCTTCCCGAGATACCCGGCCAGGTGCCAGCCTATAGCTTCGCCTTCGCGGTCAGGGTCGGTCGCGATATAAATGGTGTCTTTGTCCTTCGCTTCGGCCTTCAACTCGCTGAGCAATTTTTTCTTTTTAGCGATCACTTTATAGGTAGGCGTGAAATTGTTCTCTATGTCAATTCCCATCTTTCGCATGGGCAGGTCGATGACGTGGCCCATGGATGAGCGGACGGTGTAACCTTTACCGAGGAACTTTTCTATCGTTTTGGCTTTTGCCGGCGACTCGACTATGACCAGGGCGCCGCCCTTGCCGCCGCCTACAGGCAGGATTATCTCGACCTTGTCGCCTTCTTTAAGTTTCACGGAATCATATTTCGACCTGTCGAGTATATTGAGGTTCAATTCGACGGCCGCGTATTTCACGTCGGCCTTAAGGTCCGAGATGAGCCCGGCGACCGTAATGCCGTCATCGGCCTGGATATCTTTTCCGTTCACGCATATCTTTATCATCAACTTTTCCTTACGTACGATTTGCCGGGCAGCTGCGCGATGATGCCTTTGAGCTCGAGCTTGGTAAGGCTGTGCATAACTTCGGCGACGGGAAGCCCTGTCCCGTCCACTATCTCATCTATATTTACGGGTGTCCCGCTTAATCTCACGAATACATCCTCTTCCTGCCGGCCCAGCCCGCCGGGAATACGCTCCGGCTCTTCCGGCCTTTCCGCCTTCATATGGCCTCTGATGACATCGCCCAGCTCCTCTATGACGTCATCGGCCGACTCGACGAGTTTGGCGCCCTGCCTTATCAGCATATTCGTCCCGGCAGAGGTCGCTGCGCGCGCCTGCCCGGGGACAGCAAATAACTCTCTTCCCTGCTCCAGCGCGAAATCTGTCGTGATCAAGGCGCCTGAATTCTTCGCGGCCTCCACGACTACCACGCCCAGCGAAAGTCCGCTTATTATCCTGTTCCTTCTCGGGAAATTATCCTTATACGGTTCCATCGCCATCGGGAACTCCGAGACGACCGCGCCGTTCTTTGAGATCTCTTCGGCCAGCCCCATATGCTCTTCCGGATAGATATTAGCGAGGCCGCTGCCGAGCACAGCTATGGTCCTGCCTTTGGCTTTCAGCGCGCCCTTATGGCCGGCCGCGTCTATGCCGCGAGCCAACCCCGAGACGACGGTCATGCCGTGAGCGGCCAATTCATAGCCCAGCCTCTCGGCGGTCTGCAGGCCGTAACGGCTCGCGTGCCTCGAGCCGACTATACCTATGGAATACCTGTCCTCGGCCGTCAATTCCCCTTTTACGTAAAGGATGATCGGAGGGTCATAGATATCTTTAAGGTTTACAGGGTAATCTTTATCAAGATAAGAGATCACTTTGACGTTGCGCCTCTCGATAAGCTTCATCTCGCCCTTGAGTGCTTTATCTTTATCGCAACTTATTATCGCGCTTGAGACCTTCGGGCCTATCTGGTCTACTTTCTCTAATTCTGCTTTCGTGGCGGAGAATATCTTTTCAACTGCCCCAAAGTGCTTCATCAGATTATTAAACCTAATAAAACCTATATCGGGAATACAATTTAAAACTATCAAAAGCTCTTTTTCGTTCATTAAGAGATCTCCCCGTCTTCTTTAAGTAGGGATATTATTTTTTCCGCGACTTCATCGACGCTCAAATTGTCGGTATCTATCCTGTGGTCAGCCTGAGCATAGAATTCCGCGCGTTTCGCTAACAGCTCGGAGATCTTTTCCTTGGGATCGCTTACGTTGAGCAAAGGCCGGTGGGTGTGGCCTTTCGTCCTTTCCAGGATCTTGGCCGGTGACGCGTCAAGATAGAATAAGATGCCATTCGATTTCAAATTAACGACATTTTCCTTATCGATAACGGCGCCTCCGCCGGTGCCGGTAACGACACCCGTATACAAGGAGGCCATCTCCTTCACGGCATCTTTCTCGACTTTCCTGAAGTAGGGCTCACCTTTCTTGGCAAATATCTCGGCGATAGGCATGCCTTCGCGCTTCTCGATCTTCTCATCGAGGTCAACAAAATCCCTTTTGAGTAATCCGGCAAGCGCCTTTCCAACGGCTGTCTTGCCTGCGCCCATGAACCCGACTAATATTATGTTTTTCATCTTTTTAATATTTCTATGTTGAAATTTAAGTCTCGCTTGGCCTTATTTATTACTCGCTTCATCCGATATCTACTGCGTCATAAACCGGCCCTGCGCGAGACATTAAATTTCAACTTCGACATATTCAAAATCCTTTCACCTGCTTTATGTATCCGTCGAAATTGCGCTTCATCTCCTTTAAGGAATCTCCGCCGAACTTCTCAGCCATCGCGCAAGCCGTGACGAACGCGAGCGCCGCTTCCCCTACCACGGATACGGCATGCACCGCGCATACGTCGTGCCTCTCGACCTGTGCCTCGGCCTTCTTCTTCGTCTTTATGTCTACGGTTTCCAGCGGGGTTCCCAGCGTAGCGATAGGTTTCATCGCTATCTTCACTATTATGGGCTCGCCGTTGCTGATGCCGCCTTCTATCCCGCCCGCGTTATTGGACTTGCGCGAGAAACCGCCTTGTTTATCCAGGATTATCTCGTCGTGCACCTTGGAGCCGGGGAGTCTCGCCGCGGCGAAACCTAGGCCTATCTCCACGCCCTTTATCGCCTGTATCGACATCATAGCGCCCGCGATTATCGCGTCGAGGCGCCTGTCCGACTGGACATGGCTTCCCAGGCCGATAGGCACACCCGCGGCCGTTATCTCGCAGATGCCGCCGATGGTATCGCCGGTCTTCGCGCATTCCTCGACCTTCTTCAACATATCCTTCTGGTTTACGGCGCCGCCAATCTCGATGACATGGCTGGCTATCCTTATGCCGAACTCCTCCAAAAGCATCTTGCAGATGGCCCCTACGGCGACGCGCATCGCCGTCTCGCGCGCGCTCGCCCTCTCCAATATGTCGCGGATGTCCTCCCTATCGTATTTTATTACCCCGGCCAGATCGGCGTGCCCGGGCCGCGGCCTTGTGACGGCCGGGAGGCTGTCTATCGAGGCATCCTTGTTCTCAATAGATAATGCGATAGGACTGCCGATAGTGATGCCTTTTCGCAGGCCGCCAAGTATCTGGACGGTATCCGACTCTATGGCCATCCTGGCCCCGCGCCCGAAACCGGACTGCCTGCGTTTGAGCTCGAGGTTTATCTGCCCTCTTTCTACCTTAAGGCCGGCCGGCATACCCTCGAGGATGCCGAGTAATACCTTTCCGTGAGATTCCCCAGCGGTCAAATATCTTAACATTTCACATCCCTCCTATTTATAGTCAACGCTAGAGCGTTAACTATACGGGAAATAAAAAAGTATGTCCTCCCTGAACATGACGCACACAAAAGCCGCAAGGACAAGGAACGGGCCGTATTGTATCGTGTCCTGCTTTTTCATTAATAATTTCGGGATGCCGACGATCGAGCCGAATACCGGCGCGAGAAAGAAAGCCGCGACGGTGAGCTTCCATCCCAGGAAAGCCCCGATGAACATGAACAGCATAAGGTCCCCGCCGCCCATCGCTTCCTTTTTATAAGCTATCCTCCCGAGCGCACCGATAAGGAAAAGTGACACAAAACCGAATACCATCCCGAAAAACGAATCGCCTAAGGCCCAGAGCCTCGAGGCCTCCCCTTGAAGCCTCGGGTACGCCGCGCTCACAATCAGCCCTAAGACCGCCCCGGGTATGGTAAGCTCGTCGGGTATTATCCAGTGCTCGATATCTATGAACGATACTATTATAAGGACCGAAAAGAGCGCCGCATATATCGCGAAGTCGGGGCTCGCTTTGTATCTCCAGTAGGCGGCGGTAAACATCAGCGCTGTCAGCGCCTCGACCGCGAAATACCTGAAAGATATCTTCGCCTTGCAATAGGCGCACCTGCCGCGGAGCACCAAATAGCTCACGAACGGGATGTTCAGGTACC
Encoded proteins:
- a CDS encoding chorismate synthase, with the protein product MLRYLTAGESHGKVLLGILEGMPAGLKVERGQINLELKRRQSGFGRGARMAIESDTVQILGGLRKGITIGSPIALSIENKDASIDSLPAVTRPRPGHADLAGVIKYDREDIRDILERASARETAMRVAVGAICKMLLEEFGIRIASHVIEIGGAVNQKDMLKKVEECAKTGDTIGGICEITAAGVPIGLGSHVQSDRRLDAIIAGAMMSIQAIKGVEIGLGFAAARLPGSKVHDEIILDKQGGFSRKSNNAGGIEGGISNGEPIIVKIAMKPIATLGTPLETVDIKTKKKAEAQVERHDVCAVHAVSVVGEAALAFVTACAMAEKFGGDSLKEMKRNFDGYIKQVKGF
- the topA gene encoding type I DNA topoisomerase, producing the protein MIKICVNGKDIQADDGITVAGLISDLKADVKYAAVELNLNILDRSKYDSVKLKEGDKVEIILPVGGGKGGALVIVESPAKAKTIEKFLGKGYTVRSSMGHVIDLPMRKMGIDIENNFTPTYKVIAKKKKLLSELKAEAKDKDTIYIATDPDREGEAIGWHLAGYLGKNKKVKRVVFHEITKKAILEAFDNPAEIDIKLVNAQQARRVLDRIVGYSLSPLLWKKITRGLSAGRVQSVAVKLIVDREREIQAFVAVEYWELEAELKKKKDKKSFFAQLDKINDAKAEVKDKASSDKILAELSGAKYTVKDIKETEKRMNPQAPFTTSKMQQESFNKLHYRAGKTMKIAQQLYEGLDIGTEGTVGLITYMRTDSVKVAFSAIEEARFYIKDKFGKDYLPPEANVYKSKKAAQEAHEAIRPSSAAREPDAIKQYLTPDQYKLYKLIWAKFIASQMRPAVMSVVSIDIEARKCLFRASGSTVIFPGFKAAYDDEEEEKDKKKAYIPKLAIGDTVDLIKLDPTQHFTKPPPRFTDASLVKALEEDGIGRPSTYAPTIETVVARNYVRREGSALWPTELGTVVNDLLTQSFPVIIDEEFTAKMEEELDEIEEGKVEWAQVLRDFYGPFSQWLSKAQVEMKDVKKDVEELDEVCEKCGRKMIIKWGRRGRFKSCSGFPECKNAKPLVTTGIKCPEPGCDGELVERRSRRGAFYGCSRFPTCRHVENKPKQTEGDAQSSSADEGKPKQTEGDAQSSPTGEGKPEDKPKQEPQP
- the lpxK gene encoding tetraacyldisaccharide 4'-kinase, with the protein product MSEKIRRYFYSLMTDEAQGPAAAALKLLLYGLSFDYVSVLAVTRFLLKRGIVRSYRPKCRVISVGNITLGGTGKTPLTAEIARRFREKGKKVVILTRGYMKDRDTGIADEAEVFKSSLDGVPVLVGRDRIASAKEAEEKYAPDIILLDDGFQHLRLKRDVDVVAVSSDNPFGNGKLIPRGILREPVSALKRAHIIVVTKVLPEEASQGRAEILKDRIRDVNPDAAIFNASYEPRRLYDAMGGADAPIDCLNNKSVALLCAIGDPASFEDSVVSLGANIAAAYFFMDHHIYSSREIGRIAAECKGKGIDTIVTTEKDLPRIKQAGAADPGLGVKMLALAVEIKINDEEHFFGGLDPIFIRKA
- a CDS encoding shikimate kinase, which encodes MKNIILVGFMGAGKTAVGKALAGLLKRDFVDLDEKIEKREGMPIAEIFAKKGEPYFRKVEKDAVKEMASLYTGVVTGTGGGAVIDKENVVNLKSNGILFYLDASPAKILERTKGHTHRPLLNVSDPKEKISELLAKRAEFYAQADHRIDTDNLSVDEVAEKIISLLKEDGEIS
- the dprA gene encoding DNA-processing protein DprA, with the translated sequence MNEKELLIVLNCIPDIGFIRFNNLMKHFGAVEKIFSATKAELEKVDQIGPKVSSAIISCDKDKALKGEMKLIERRNVKVISYLDKDYPVNLKDIYDPPIILYVKGELTAEDRYSIGIVGSRHASRYGLQTAERLGYELAAHGMTVVSGLARGIDAAGHKGALKAKGRTIAVLGSGLANIYPEEHMGLAEEISKNGAVVSEFPMAMEPYKDNFPRRNRIISGLSLGVVVVEAAKNSGALITTDFALEQGRELFAVPGQARAATSAGTNMLIRQGAKLVESADDVIEELGDVIRGHMKAERPEEPERIPGGLGRQEEDVFVRLSGTPVNIDEIVDGTGLPVAEVMHSLTKLELKGIIAQLPGKSYVRKS
- a CDS encoding prepilin peptidase, with the translated sequence MTAIIYVFVFLAGSIVGSFLNVCIYRMPRGESIVFPASHCPGCRRPIPWYLNIPFVSYLVLRGRCAYCKAKISFRYFAVEALTALMFTAAYWRYKASPDFAIYAALFSVLIIVSFIDIEHWIIPDELTIPGAVLGLIVSAAYPRLQGEASRLWALGDSFFGMVFGFVSLFLIGALGRIAYKKEAMGGGDLMLFMFIGAFLGWKLTVAAFFLAPVFGSIVGIPKLLMKKQDTIQYGPFLVLAAFVCVMFREDILFYFPYS
- a CDS encoding 3-deoxy-D-manno-octulosonic acid transferase; this translates as MLYDLFFVIFSVFYLPYFLLSGKWRSFSSQRLGIFDSETLSKIKDSGAVWLHAVSVGEVMASVPLYEELRRNLPGGKIIVSTVTATGNKIAREKFKDAVAIIYLPLDLSGITDRVVKLVRPEIALIAETEIWPNLIASLKKNGAKIAIFNGRVSPGSFRNYGMVRPLLKDVLQKIDLFLMQSGADAEKIISLGAPKERVKATGNLKYDAALMKSPGDPPDILRKKLGLGAGEKLLVAGSTNPGEEEKILRCYKELSEEFPELRLLIAPRHTDRTGSVAGLVRGSGLTPRLVSGPETGALGEKEVLILDVMGRLSHLYAAADIVFIGGSLINKGGQNPLEAAYHSKVVLFGPYTHNFEEITNDLISARGAVKVGDEAELVASLRVLLENDAERRKMGENARRTLESKAGAAKKDFYLIKPFLGRI
- the xerC gene encoding tyrosine recombinase XerC, producing MIDRYVEKFIRYLEIERNASKHTLINYSVDLKSLNEFLKEEPIEKVDYISLRRYLAHVKEQNLSKVSIARKIASIRSFFKFLFREGIIKNNPASSLSTPKRDKHLPKFLDEKEIVLLLESPDREGEVGLRDRAILETLYSTGIRVSELVGLNMDYIDQIGGIIKVFGKGKKERIVPIGERALQAIRDYLKARRPVAKETKSRTSMEVRDKALFFNKNGGRLTDRSIRRIINKYITKASIQQKISPHTLRHSFATHMLDHGADLRSVQELLGHANLSTTQIYTHITTERLKSAYTKAHPRA